AGGAAACAGGTTCAAGGagggttaaatgacttgcccctGTGTTAGAACTGACACTTAGACCTTCAATGCTAGCCAGTTAGAGCAAGAATCCTTGGGGTTTGATGGTCAGTGTCTTAGATTTCATGTACCTTCTTAATTATCAGCTGACCCACTCTCCTTAAATCTCCCCCACAACACAAAATTCCATCCTGAGGACAAGATAGACGCTGAACTTCTCAACATGAATATGTTGGTGTATtagaggctgagggagaagctCTTACTTACAGGACAGAGGGTGGTAGGTCCTGGGGGAGAAGTCTGGGTGTCTCTGTCCCATCCTCTGTGGCAGCCACTGCAGCAGCTACATCTGGTGTCAGCCACGTAAGGGCGCTCACCTCACTTGGGTTTGGTTGGATCCGGGCCTGGGGTCAGACATGGTGACCCCTCAGTCATTGCCTGTCCCTGGGCTGCCTGTTCGTGATCAAAACCTACCTGCAGGTTTCATGGAGAAAGGCAGGAGCAAGGGGAAAGGGTATTGCATATTCTTCGTCATCTCTGACtacccccccaacccccgcccAGCTCCTAATCACAGTCAGAACCAGGTTGCTTGGGCTCCTCTGAGCCCTGTTTCCTTCCCTCACTGCCAGCCCTACCTGCAACTGCTGCTGTGATTCCTGGGAGATCACGAGTAGATACAGaacaatgtgatggtatttgggtAAACCCCAGCTCAGCCTAGGAGGGTAGGCAGactaggaaaagaaaacagcaaaagtgAGaactttgtcactttttttttttttttttaagatggagtttcgctcttgtcgcccaggctggcatgcaatggcgtgatcttggctcactgcaacctctgcctcctgggttcaagcgattctccagcctcagcctccagagtagctgggattacaggcgcctatgaccacgcccagctaatttttgtatttttagtagagacggggtttcgccatgttgtccaggctggtctcgaacttctgacctcaggtgatctgcccacctcggcctcccaaaagtgttgggattacaggcgtgagcaggTGCGGTGGCACCTGGCCCTGTCACTTTTTGAGACTTTGTTAATACAGCCTTAGGGTGAAACAAAATGGTGGCCAAAAGCTGAGGGCGTGGATGGTACAGATGACACAGCAGGGATATGGGTGAGGGTTATGGATTTGAGGACTCCAGCCCACTTATGTGCTATTGTTTCCCTTGTAGCCAAGGCAGGTAGGGGCTGATCTATGGACTTTGGTGGGTAGTTGTTGAAGTCTCTTGGTTAAGTATGGAGGAGCTTCTCCCAGCTCCTTGTCTCACCTCCCATAAACCCAGAGGGACCCAAGAGAACTGTCCCTGGGGCAGGTGTAGTCCAGTCTCCTCCCAAAGTTCTCGAAGCCCTCCGTCCAGCAGCTGGGAGTCAGAGAAGACACATCAGAGGGGCCAGTGCCTGACTCTTCCAAGTCCTTTTGCTTGCCCCTCCCTCAGTCCACACCCAAGGTGGTCCCAGGCATGGGTCTCTTGGCTCAGGTTGGATCAGGTGACTGGTTACCTCCTCCTGAAGTTCCACGTGCCCACCTGCAACAACAGTGGGGCCAGTAGGTGAATGGTGGTGGTCTTCGCCAGGGACCCCCCCACTCACTGTTGACACTCCTATCCCCTCCAGTGGACACAAAGGGAGTTGCAGTCCCTTGTGACTATGAGCATGCCACATTTTGGGGCCCACTTTATCCTTCTGAGACTGGGAAAAACATTGTTGCGGGGAAAGGGCAAATTTCTTCTCTGTACTTGGGGCCTTGTCCCCAGAATACTCACCCGGGGGTACCCAGAGGTTGGGGGAAACGCTGAGGGTGCGTGCCCTTCTGGTTAGCAAGACAGTCTTGTCGCTGGACTGCAGAATGACGGCCACACCCAGGTCCACACCTCGATCTGTGGGCAGCTCAGCCCCAGGGACCCTGGGCCGCTCGTCCAGGGCCGCAAAAGGGCAGAAAGGGGGTCGCTGGCAGAAGGAAGCCAGCTGGGTTAAGGCTTCAGAAGGGCGGCACTGGGTGGGCGTGACTTTCAAAAATGGGGCTACACCGCGCGTTGGAGGCAGGGTCCTCGCCGCCAGTTCCCACCCGATTTCAGTCCCCATCTTCGGCCCTTCACTGCCCCCCCTCTGGGGCCCCCTTCTGCCGACCTGGAGCGGAAGCGTAGCGGAGGCGCCTGGGAAGGGCCTGCTCGAGAGGACAAGCCGTCCTCGCTTCAAGCTGCAGTGAATGGGCCACGGCCCGAGCCCTGGCCCGGCTCCCAGGAGGCCACACACACTCCGTGCGAAGCTCACCGACTCCGGACGCCCAGACAGGAGCAGCTGCACCCGCACAGCGGCCATAACGCGACTCTGGAGTCGCTGCGGCCCGCCTGGCGCCCTCTGGTGGCCTAGCGACGCTTCCCCTCGGAGCGTTCCGCGGGGTCGGAAGGTAGCGGGGTTTCTGAAAGTCCCCGGGCAAATAAGGGCACATCTTTTGAGGATGACCCATGGGTATAATATTAAACCACAAAGAAGAATACCTCTAAATGCTCAGCTCCTATTCCTTCCTATCTTCTCTGTTTAGGACAATGACCCCTAGACCGAATGACTTCAGGACTCACATGTTACTTCCAACCAGCCCTAAGCTGAACTGTAAGCAGCCTCTACAGCACTGTGCACACCTGTTACAGCAGGCATCACTTCGAATTAATTATCTCCAAGCGAAGCACACCAAACAACATTTTCGATACCACTTCTCCTTTCACTTCACTCAAATGGCAACCAAGTATGCAGATGCTATCTCCTTAAACTTCCTCAAACCCATGTTCTCTCCAGCCTTCATTCATTGCCCTCGTTTAAGCTTTCCTCATATTTTGCCTGAAATATTATTGCAAGTCTCCAAATAGTCTTGCCCCTACCAGTTCATTCTCTACAGTGCTGCCAGAgtgatgttttgttttgagagtctcgctctacagcccagactggagtgcactggcgtgatcccagctcactgcaacctccatctcccaggttgaagcgattctcgtgctttagcttccaaagtagctgggattacagggcgcccaccaccacgcgcggcctttttttttttttttttttttttgagacggagtctcgctttgtcacccaggctggagtgcagtggcaccatctcagctcactgcgacctccatctccctgattcaagcgattctcctgcctcagcctcctgagtagctgggattacaggtgtgcactaccacatctagctaatatttaaatttttttgtaaagatgaaatctcactgttgcccaggctgttcttgaactcctggcttcaacttatcctcccagtgtgttgggattacaggattgaggcACCATCAAAATTATtatcttctagctgttttgaaatgtaCAGTAAATTAATAACTATGCCACCCTGCTGATCTATCCAACACCAGTCTTATTTCTTCAAACTGTATTATCTGTGCCCActaatcaacctctcttcatcctccccAACCTTCCTAACCTCTGGTAACTACCaatctattctttattttcttgagatcCACTTTTATAGCTCCTATGTGAGacagaacatgcaatatttgtttctgtgcttggtttattttacttaacataatgacctccaattccatccatgttgctgccaatgacaggatttcattcattcttatggctgaataatatatacattttctttagcctttcatctattgatgggcacttaggttgattccgtttTGGCTATCGtgtatagtgctgcaataaacatgggagtgcaggtatctttttgatacattgatttctttccttttggaaattttatatatatatatatatatatatatatatatatatatatatacacacccagtagtggaattgctggagcatagttctatttttagttttttgaggaaccgctgtagtcttccacagtggctgtaccaatttacattcccaacagtgtaCCAGGCAGGGCTCtcctttttccacatcctcactagcattcattctttcttcttgataaAACTAATTACTTGGGGTGAGATGTTATTGTGTCCGAAATCAGTggattcttggtctcactgacttcaagaatgaagccgcggaccctcgaggtgagtgttacagctcttaaggtggcacatctggagtttgttccttctgatgttcggatgtgttcggagtttcttccttctggtgggtttgtggtctcgctggctcaggagtgaagctgcagaccttggcggtgagtgttatagctcttaaggcggcgcctCTGGAGTTGTTtcttcctcccggtgggctcctggtctcgctggcttcaggagtgaagctgcagaccttcgcggtgagtgttacagctcataaaagcagtgtggacctaaagtgagcagtagcaagatttattacaaagagcaaaagaacaacaCTGTCAGTGTGGAAAGGGGTCTGAGcgagttgccactgctggctcgggagcctgcttttattctcttggctggccccacccacatcctgctgattggtagagccgagtggtctgttttgacagggcactgattggtgcgtttacaatccctgagctagacataaaggttctccaaggctccagcagactcaggagcccagctggcttcacccagtggatctcacacaggggctgcaggtggagctgcctgccagtccatCGCCGTGCGCCTGGACTcctt
This portion of the Pongo abelii isolate AG06213 chromosome 1, NHGRI_mPonAbe1-v2.0_pri, whole genome shotgun sequence genome encodes:
- the NUDT17 gene encoding nucleoside diphosphate-linked moiety X motif 17 isoform X2, producing MAAVRVQLLLSGRPESVSFARSVCGLLGAGPGLGPWPIHCSLKRGRLVLSSRPFPGASATLPLQRPPFCPFAALDERPRVPGAELPTDRGVDLGVAVILQSSDKTVLLTRRARTLSVSPNLWVPPGGHVELQEELLDGGLRELWEETGLHLPQGQFSWVPLGLWESAYPPRLSWGLPKYHHIVLYLLVISQESQQQLQARIQPNPSEVSALTWLTPDVAAAVAATEDGTETPRLLPQDLPPSVLAVELEEDGRARPLVLPMSTLLRMIPTMAEGKERVSTGTKFALKLWLQHLGRTPPPCKSATHLDPGPAKEEWNMDPLPPNQGSGK
- the NUDT17 gene encoding nucleoside diphosphate-linked moiety X motif 17 isoform X1, translated to MAAVRVQLLLSGRPESVSFARSVCGLLGAGPGLGPWPIHCSLKRGRLVLSSRPFPGASATLPLQVGRRGPQRGGSEGPKMGTEIGWELAARTLPPTRGVAPFLKVTPTQCRPSEALTQLASFCQRPPFCPFAALDERPRVPGAELPTDRGVDLGVAVILQSSDKTVLLTRRARTLSVSPNLWVPPGGHVELQEELLDGGLRELWEETGLHLPQGQFSWVPLGLWESAYPPRLSWGLPKYHHIVLYLLVISQESQQQLQARIQPNPSEVSALTWLTPDVAAAVAATEDGTETPRLLPQDLPPSVLAVELEEDGRARPLVLPMSTLLRMIPTMAEGKERVSTGTKFALKLWLQHLGRTPPPCKSATHLDPGPAKEEWNMDPLPPNQGSGK
- the NUDT17 gene encoding nucleoside diphosphate-linked moiety X motif 17 isoform X3, with amino-acid sequence MGHPQKMCPYLPGDFQKPRYLPTPRNAPRGSVARPPEGARRAAATPESRYGRCAGAAAPVWASGVGELRTECVWPPGSRARARAVAHSLQLEARTACPLEQALPRRLRYASAPGGHVELQEELLDGGLRELWEETGLHLPQGQFSWVPLGLWESAYPPRLSWGLPKYHHIVLYLLVISQESQQQLQARIQPNPSEVSALTWLTPDVAAAVAATEDGTETPRLLPQDLPPSVLAVELEEDGRARPLVLPMSTLLRMIPTMAEGKERVSTGTKFALKLWLQHLGRTPPPCKSATHLDPGPAKEEWNMDPLPPNQGSGK